A stretch of Nymphaea colorata isolate Beijing-Zhang1983 unplaced genomic scaffold, ASM883128v2 scaffold0639, whole genome shotgun sequence DNA encodes these proteins:
- the LOC116245320 gene encoding uncharacterized protein LOC116245320, whose amino-acid sequence MGANKTLLMKRRLAKKQRQNRPLPNWFRYKTDNKIRYNAKRRHWRRTKLKIY is encoded by the coding sequence ATGGGAGCGAACAAGACCCTGCTCATGAAGAGAAGATTGGCGAAGAAGCAGCGCCAGAACAGGCCTCTTCCCAACTGGTTCCGCTACAAGACCGATAACAAGATCAGGTACAACGCCAAGAGAAGACACTGGAGAAGAACAAAACTAAAAATCTATTGA